One part of the Enterobacter pseudoroggenkampii genome encodes these proteins:
- the ureE gene encoding urease accessory protein UreE, giving the protein MIYLTQRLDHAHQTTASVTLPIDVRVKSRARVALNDGREAGLMLPRGLLLRGGDLLTTDDGSEVIEVIAAPESVSVVRCADPFLLARACYHLGNRHVPLQVMPGELRYHHDHVLDDMLRQFGLEVTYASLPFEPEAGAYASDAHSHSHAHTHSH; this is encoded by the coding sequence ATGATTTATCTGACCCAACGCCTGGACCATGCGCATCAAACTACCGCCAGCGTCACGCTGCCGATTGACGTGCGGGTGAAAAGCCGCGCCCGCGTGGCGCTTAACGACGGCCGCGAAGCCGGGCTGATGCTGCCGCGCGGCCTGCTGCTGCGCGGGGGCGACCTGCTGACCACCGACGACGGCAGCGAAGTGATCGAAGTGATCGCCGCACCTGAGTCGGTCTCCGTGGTGCGCTGCGCCGATCCGTTCCTGCTCGCCCGCGCCTGCTACCACCTGGGCAACCGCCACGTGCCGCTGCAGGTCATGCCCGGCGAGCTGCGCTATCACCACGATCACGTTCTCGACGACATGCTGCGCCAGTTTGGGCTGGAGGTAACCTACGCCAGCCTGCCGTTTGAACCGGAAGCGGGCGCGTACGCCAGCGATGCCCACAGCCATAGCCACGCTCATACCCATTCACATTAA
- the bacA gene encoding undecaprenyl-diphosphate phosphatase, which yields MSDMHSLLVAAILGVVEGLTEFLPVSSTGHMIIVGHLLGFEGDTAKTFEVVIQLGSILAVVVMFWRRLFGLIGIHFGRPPQHEGMSKGRLSLIHILLGMIPAVVLGLVFHDAIKSLFNPINVMYALVVGGFLLIAAEVLKPKTPRAEGLDDMTYRQAFIIGCFQCLALWPGFSRSGATISGGMLMGVSRYAASEFSFLLAVPMMMGATVLDVYKSYHFLTAGDIPMFAVGFITAFIVALIAIKTFLQLIKRISFIPFAIYRFIVAAAVYVVFF from the coding sequence ATGAGCGATATGCACTCGCTGCTGGTGGCGGCAATACTGGGTGTGGTCGAAGGATTGACGGAGTTTTTGCCGGTGTCCAGTACGGGCCATATGATTATCGTTGGCCATCTGCTGGGCTTTGAAGGGGATACCGCAAAAACGTTTGAAGTGGTGATCCAGCTGGGTTCGATTCTGGCGGTGGTCGTGATGTTCTGGCGCCGTCTGTTTGGTCTGATCGGCATCCATTTTGGCCGTCCGCCGCAGCACGAAGGGATGAGTAAAGGTCGCCTGTCGCTGATCCATATTCTGCTCGGGATGATCCCTGCGGTGGTGCTGGGCCTGGTTTTCCACGACGCCATCAAATCGCTGTTTAACCCAATTAACGTGATGTACGCGCTGGTGGTGGGGGGCTTCCTGCTGATCGCCGCGGAAGTGCTGAAGCCAAAAACGCCGCGCGCGGAAGGGCTGGACGATATGACGTATCGTCAGGCGTTTATCATTGGCTGCTTCCAGTGTCTGGCGCTGTGGCCGGGCTTCTCGCGTTCAGGCGCTACCATCTCCGGCGGGATGCTGATGGGCGTAAGCCGTTACGCCGCGTCAGAGTTCTCGTTCCTGCTGGCGGTGCCGATGATGATGGGCGCCACCGTACTCGACGTCTATAAGAGCTATCACTTCCTGACGGCAGGCGACATTCCGATGTTCGCCGTTGGCTTCATCACCGCGTTTATCGTGGCGCTGATTGCCATCAAAACCTTCCTGCAGTTGATTAAGCGTATCTCGTTTATTCCGTTCGCGATCTATCGCTTTATCGTCGCGGCTGCGGTGTACGTGGTCTTCTTCTGA
- a CDS encoding urease subunit gamma has product MELTPREKDKLLLFTAALVAERRLARGVKLNYPESVALISAFIMEGARDGETVASLMEAGRHVLRRDQVMEGVPEMIPDIQVEATFPDGSKLVTVHNPIV; this is encoded by the coding sequence ATGGAACTGACCCCCAGAGAAAAAGACAAGCTGTTGCTGTTCACCGCCGCGCTGGTTGCCGAACGCCGCCTTGCGCGCGGGGTAAAGCTCAATTACCCGGAATCGGTCGCGCTGATCAGCGCCTTCATCATGGAAGGCGCGCGCGATGGCGAAACCGTCGCCTCGCTGATGGAGGCAGGCCGCCACGTCCTGAGGCGCGACCAGGTAATGGAGGGCGTCCCGGAGATGATCCCGGATATTCAGGTCGAAGCCACCTTCCCGGACGGATCGAAGCTCGTCACCGTCCATAACCCGATCGTCTAA
- a CDS encoding urease accessory protein UreF, with protein sequence MEHARQRLRLMQLSSSSLPVGSFTWSQGLEWAVEAGWVTDADAFKRWQIQQMEQSFFCVDLPLFIRLYQACEQSSLTNAKRWTAYLLACRETRELREEERNRGAAFTRLIKSWEPDCPPEWLPLFMQSQLCGMAWLGVRWGISVRELALSLGYSWIESAVMAGVKLVPFGQQAAQQLIIELSDHYAAGFEQAFLRRDDALGAATPLSAIASARHETQYSRLFRS encoded by the coding sequence ATGGAGCACGCCCGTCAGAGGCTGCGCCTGATGCAGCTCTCCAGCAGCAGCCTGCCGGTCGGGTCGTTTACCTGGTCGCAGGGGCTGGAGTGGGCCGTTGAGGCGGGCTGGGTCACGGACGCCGACGCCTTTAAACGCTGGCAAATACAGCAGATGGAGCAGAGCTTTTTCTGCGTCGATCTGCCGCTGTTTATCCGTCTTTATCAGGCCTGTGAGCAATCCTCTCTTACAAATGCAAAACGCTGGACGGCATACCTTCTCGCCTGCCGTGAAACGCGCGAGCTGCGCGAAGAGGAGCGCAACCGTGGGGCGGCCTTTACGCGACTGATTAAGAGCTGGGAACCTGACTGTCCGCCCGAATGGCTACCGCTGTTTATGCAAAGCCAGCTCTGCGGCATGGCCTGGCTCGGCGTACGCTGGGGCATTAGCGTGCGCGAGCTGGCGCTGAGCCTTGGCTACAGCTGGATTGAGAGCGCGGTGATGGCAGGCGTCAAGCTGGTGCCGTTTGGGCAGCAGGCCGCACAGCAGCTGATTATCGAACTGAGCGACCACTACGCCGCTGGTTTTGAACAGGCATTTTTACGTCGCGACGACGCGCTGGGGGCAGCAACGCCGCTGTCCGCCATCGCCTCCGCGCGCCACGAAACCCAATATTCACGACTATTCCGTTCCTGA
- the ureC gene encoding urease subunit alpha: MAEISRRAYADMFGPTTGDKVRLADSELWIEVEDDLTVYGEEVKFGGGKVIRDGMGQGQMTADGCVDLVLTNALIVDHWGIVKADIGVKDGRIFAVGKAGNPDIQPGVTIPIGAATEVIAAEGKIVTAGGIDTHIHWICPQQAEEALVSGVTTMIGGGTGPAAGTNATTCTPGPWYIARMLQAADTLPVNIGLLGKGNGSSPDALREQIAAGAIGLKIHEDWGATPAAINCSLEVAEEMDIQVALHSDTLNESGFVEDTLAAIGGRTIHTFHTEGAGGGHAPDIITACAHPNILPSSTNPTLPYTVNTIDEHLDMLMVCHHLDPDIAEDVAFAESRIRRETIAAEDVLHDIGAFSLTSSDSQAMGRVGEVIIRTWQVAHRMKVQRGALPEETGENDNFRVKRYVAKYTINPALTHGIAHEVGSIEAGKLADLVVWSPAFFGVKPATIVKGGMIACAPMGDINASIPTPQPVHYRPMFGALGAARHATRLTFVSQAASANGIPQQLNLQSATAVVKGCRTVKKADMIHNGLQPNITVDSQTYEVRVDGELITSEPADVLPMAQRYFLF; encoded by the coding sequence ATGGCTGAGATTTCACGCCGGGCCTATGCCGATATGTTCGGCCCCACAACCGGGGATAAAGTGCGGCTGGCCGACAGCGAGCTGTGGATCGAAGTGGAAGACGATCTCACGGTCTACGGCGAAGAGGTTAAATTCGGCGGCGGGAAGGTGATCCGCGACGGCATGGGTCAGGGGCAGATGACCGCAGACGGCTGCGTGGATCTGGTGCTGACCAACGCGCTGATCGTCGATCACTGGGGGATCGTAAAAGCCGATATCGGCGTCAAGGACGGGCGGATCTTTGCCGTCGGTAAAGCCGGAAACCCGGACATTCAGCCCGGTGTGACGATCCCGATTGGTGCCGCAACCGAAGTGATTGCCGCCGAAGGAAAGATCGTCACCGCTGGCGGGATCGACACCCACATCCACTGGATCTGCCCGCAGCAGGCGGAAGAGGCGCTGGTCTCCGGCGTCACCACCATGATCGGCGGCGGCACCGGACCCGCGGCGGGCACCAACGCCACCACCTGCACGCCGGGGCCGTGGTATATCGCCCGCATGCTGCAGGCTGCCGATACGCTGCCGGTGAATATCGGCCTGCTCGGCAAAGGTAACGGCTCCAGCCCGGATGCCCTGCGCGAGCAGATTGCCGCCGGCGCCATCGGGCTTAAAATCCACGAAGACTGGGGCGCGACGCCTGCGGCGATCAACTGCTCGCTGGAGGTGGCCGAAGAGATGGACATTCAGGTGGCGCTGCACAGCGACACGCTGAACGAGTCCGGGTTTGTCGAAGACACGCTGGCCGCCATTGGCGGGCGCACCATTCACACCTTCCACACCGAAGGGGCGGGCGGTGGCCACGCGCCGGATATCATCACCGCTTGCGCGCACCCGAATATTCTGCCCTCTTCCACCAACCCAACGCTGCCCTACACGGTCAATACCATCGACGAGCATCTCGACATGCTGATGGTTTGCCATCACCTCGACCCGGATATCGCCGAGGACGTGGCGTTTGCAGAATCCCGCATTCGCCGGGAGACCATCGCCGCTGAAGACGTGCTGCACGATATCGGCGCGTTCTCGCTCACCTCGTCAGACTCTCAGGCCATGGGCCGCGTCGGGGAAGTGATTATCCGCACCTGGCAGGTCGCGCACCGCATGAAGGTCCAGCGCGGCGCGCTGCCGGAAGAGACAGGCGAGAACGATAACTTCCGCGTGAAGCGCTATGTCGCCAAGTACACCATTAACCCGGCGTTGACCCACGGTATCGCCCATGAAGTGGGTTCGATTGAGGCGGGCAAGCTGGCGGATCTGGTCGTCTGGTCTCCGGCGTTCTTCGGCGTCAAACCCGCCACCATCGTCAAGGGCGGGATGATCGCCTGCGCGCCGATGGGGGATATCAACGCCTCGATCCCCACGCCGCAGCCGGTGCATTACCGCCCGATGTTTGGTGCGCTGGGCGCCGCGCGCCACGCCACCCGACTGACGTTTGTCTCGCAGGCGGCCAGTGCGAACGGTATCCCGCAGCAGCTCAACCTGCAAAGCGCCACCGCGGTGGTAAAAGGCTGCCGGACGGTGAAAAAGGCGGACATGATCCACAACGGCCTGCAGCCGAACATCACCGTCGATTCGCAAACCTACGAGGTGCGCGTCGACGGCGAACTGATTACCAGCGAACCGGCTGACGTTCTGCCGATGGCGCAACGCTATTTCCTGTTTTGA
- a CDS encoding multifunctional CCA addition/repair protein: protein MKSYLVGGAVRDALLGLPVKDKDWVVVGATPEEMLDAGYQQVGRDFPVFLHPKSREEYALARTERKSGSGYTGFTCYAAPDVTLEQDLLRRDLTINALAQDEHGQIVDAYGGQDDLRNRLLRHVSPAFSEDPLRVLRVARFAARYAHLSFRIADETMALMTAMTEAGELEHLTPERVWKETENALTTRNPQVFFQVLRDCGALKVLFPEIDALFGVPAPAKWHPEIDTGVHTLMTLSMAAMLSPDVDVRFSTLCHDLGKGLTPKEFWPRHHGHGPAGVKLVEGLCQRLRVPNEIRDLAKLVAEFHDLIHTFPILKPATIVKLFDNIDAWRKPQRVEQIALTSEADVRGRTGFEACDYPQGRLLRKAWEVAKAVPTKDVVEAGFKGPEIREELTKRRIQAVSDWKEKHCPQPKD from the coding sequence GTGAAGAGTTATCTGGTCGGTGGTGCGGTACGTGATGCGTTGTTAGGTCTGCCGGTCAAAGATAAAGACTGGGTGGTGGTTGGCGCCACCCCTGAAGAGATGCTCGACGCGGGCTACCAGCAGGTAGGCCGCGATTTTCCCGTGTTCCTGCACCCGAAAAGCCGTGAAGAGTATGCCCTGGCGCGTACCGAGCGGAAATCGGGCTCGGGCTATACGGGCTTCACCTGCTATGCCGCGCCGGACGTGACGCTGGAGCAAGATCTCCTGCGCCGCGATCTCACCATCAACGCGCTGGCGCAGGACGAGCACGGGCAGATCGTTGACGCCTATGGCGGTCAGGACGATCTGCGCAACCGTCTTTTACGTCACGTCTCCCCGGCGTTTTCTGAAGATCCGCTCCGCGTGCTGCGCGTGGCGCGCTTTGCCGCGCGTTACGCCCATCTCAGTTTCCGTATTGCCGATGAGACAATGGCGCTGATGACCGCCATGACCGAGGCGGGCGAGCTGGAACACCTGACGCCAGAGCGCGTCTGGAAAGAGACGGAAAATGCGCTCACCACGCGCAACCCGCAGGTCTTTTTCCAGGTCCTGCGCGACTGCGGCGCGCTGAAGGTGCTGTTCCCGGAAATAGACGCGCTGTTTGGCGTACCTGCCCCGGCAAAATGGCACCCGGAAATTGATACCGGCGTACATACGCTGATGACCCTGAGCATGGCGGCCATGCTCAGCCCTGACGTGGACGTGCGCTTTTCCACCCTGTGCCACGATCTCGGCAAAGGCTTAACGCCAAAAGAATTCTGGCCTCGGCACCACGGACACGGTCCGGCAGGGGTGAAGCTGGTCGAGGGGCTGTGCCAGCGTCTGCGCGTGCCGAACGAGATCCGCGATCTGGCGAAGCTGGTGGCCGAATTCCACGATCTGATCCACACCTTCCCCATTCTGAAACCGGCCACCATCGTTAAGCTTTTCGATAATATCGACGCCTGGCGCAAACCCCAGCGCGTAGAGCAAATCGCGCTGACCAGCGAAGCTGACGTGCGCGGGCGTACCGGGTTTGAAGCGTGCGATTACCCGCAGGGACGTTTACTGCGTAAAGCCTGGGAGGTGGCGAAAGCGGTGCCCACGAAGGACGTCGTCGAGGCGGGATTCAAAGGACCGGAAATTCGCGAAGAACTCACGAAACGGCGAATTCAGGCGGTGTCTGACTGGAAAGAAAAGCATTGCCCTCAGCCAAAAGACTGA
- a CDS encoding HupE/UreJ family protein codes for MRKLLPLLLLAFSVPALAHPGYGADSFQAGFFHPLTGLDHLLMLTGAGVLSALSGRKLLLPFATLGMMLVGAVAGSLLGGFSGMEMLIIASLAVSGVMMFKTENRLLLAVPALAMFHGWAHGVEMSGHNFWLFTSGFMFASATVLCASFAAGLLLRRHDGLRKTFGGGLIVSALLALMS; via the coding sequence ATGCGCAAGTTACTCCCCCTGTTACTGCTGGCCTTTTCCGTTCCCGCGCTCGCGCATCCCGGCTACGGCGCCGACAGCTTTCAGGCCGGTTTTTTCCATCCGCTGACCGGGCTCGATCATCTCCTGATGCTGACCGGTGCAGGCGTGCTGTCGGCGCTGAGCGGCCGCAAGCTCCTGCTGCCGTTTGCCACCCTCGGGATGATGCTTGTCGGTGCCGTTGCGGGCAGTCTGCTCGGCGGCTTTAGCGGCATGGAGATGCTGATTATCGCCTCGCTGGCGGTCAGCGGCGTGATGATGTTTAAAACCGAAAATCGCCTGCTGCTGGCGGTGCCTGCCCTGGCGATGTTCCACGGCTGGGCGCACGGCGTGGAGATGTCCGGCCATAACTTCTGGCTCTTCACCAGCGGGTTTATGTTCGCCAGCGCCACGGTGCTGTGCGCCAGTTTCGCCGCAGGATTGCTGCTGCGCCGTCACGACGGGCTGCGTAAAACCTTTGGCGGCGGGCTGATTGTGTCCGCCCTGCTGGCGCTGATGAGCTGA
- the plsY gene encoding glycerol-3-phosphate 1-O-acyltransferase PlsY: protein MSAIAPGMILLAYLCGSISSAILVCRIAGLPDPRENGSGNPGATNVLRIGGKGAAVAVLIFDVLKGMLPVWGAYALGVTPFWLGLIAIAACVGHIWPVFFGFKGGKGVATAFGAIAPIGWDLTGVMAGTWLLTILLSGYSSLGAIVSALIAPFYVWWFKPQFTFPVSMLSCLILLRHHDNIQRLWRRQETKIWTKLKRKKKDAPKG from the coding sequence ATGAGTGCAATCGCGCCTGGAATGATCCTCCTCGCCTATCTTTGCGGCTCAATCTCCAGCGCCATTCTGGTCTGCCGCATTGCCGGGTTACCTGACCCGCGTGAAAATGGTTCCGGGAATCCGGGGGCGACCAACGTACTACGAATTGGCGGCAAGGGAGCAGCCGTAGCGGTTTTGATTTTTGATGTTCTGAAAGGGATGCTACCCGTCTGGGGCGCGTATGCGCTGGGCGTCACGCCGTTCTGGCTGGGGCTCATTGCTATTGCTGCCTGCGTCGGCCACATCTGGCCCGTATTCTTCGGCTTTAAAGGCGGCAAAGGTGTGGCGACCGCCTTTGGTGCCATTGCCCCCATCGGCTGGGACTTAACCGGCGTCATGGCCGGGACCTGGCTTCTGACCATTCTGCTGAGCGGCTATTCGTCGCTGGGCGCCATCGTCAGCGCGCTGATCGCCCCGTTCTACGTCTGGTGGTTCAAACCCCAGTTTACCTTCCCGGTGTCGATGCTCTCCTGTCTTATCCTGCTGCGTCATCACGACAATATCCAGCGCCTGTGGCGTCGTCAGGAGACCAAAATCTGGACGAAGCTCAAGAGAAAGAAAAAAGACGCTCCGAAGGGTTAG
- a CDS encoding MFS transporter, producing the protein MAEITESTPLSTAGIPPDGDIQWVRSASDVSRLVNDGSQGRANARIVVGIALGGIFLDAYDLGALAFGIKDITREFNLTPAGTGMVASAITFGAIVGALLGGYLTDKIGRYRVFMADMVFFVVAAIACALAPNEYVLAGARFVMGLGVGIDLPVAMAFLSEFARLKGPGNKASSVAMWCPTWYAAISISYLLVLFFYAVLPESHSDWLWRLILGFGAVPALVIIAIRSRYMSESPVWAANQGNLKEAASILRQSYNINAHVPQDALSQPAPVVNKAKWSNYLNLFRGIYLRRTTLATLLSVVSSFAYNAVAFGLPVIISSFFVQSMLTTILISLALNLLFAFVGGLLAVRYVPRFGAWRMSLAGYACQLVALLGLALIGRPEGATVGVLAVAMLALFLFGQGFGPGAHTMTFASLSYPTSLRGVGVGLNQTLMRSSSTLSLFLFPLLVASLDTAVFWVIALAPFIGLASLLAIRWEPSGYDVDAEDYR; encoded by the coding sequence ATGGCTGAAATCACAGAATCTACTCCCCTTTCAACGGCAGGTATTCCCCCTGATGGCGACATCCAGTGGGTGCGCAGTGCATCGGATGTATCACGTCTCGTTAATGACGGTTCTCAGGGCCGGGCAAACGCCCGTATCGTAGTCGGTATCGCGCTGGGCGGAATTTTCCTTGATGCCTACGATCTGGGCGCGCTGGCATTCGGCATTAAAGACATCACCCGCGAATTTAACCTGACGCCCGCCGGTACCGGTATGGTGGCCTCGGCCATTACCTTTGGCGCCATTGTCGGGGCGCTGCTTGGCGGCTATCTCACGGATAAAATCGGGCGCTACCGCGTGTTTATGGCTGATATGGTGTTCTTCGTGGTGGCCGCCATCGCCTGTGCGCTGGCCCCGAACGAATATGTGCTCGCGGGCGCCCGCTTTGTGATGGGGCTCGGGGTCGGGATCGATCTTCCCGTAGCGATGGCGTTTTTAAGCGAGTTCGCCAGGCTGAAAGGGCCCGGTAATAAGGCCTCCAGCGTCGCGATGTGGTGCCCCACCTGGTATGCCGCCATCAGCATCTCCTACCTGCTGGTGCTTTTCTTCTACGCCGTGCTGCCGGAAAGCCACAGCGACTGGCTGTGGCGTTTGATTCTCGGCTTTGGCGCGGTGCCCGCGCTGGTGATTATCGCCATCCGCAGCCGCTACATGAGCGAATCGCCGGTCTGGGCGGCGAATCAGGGCAACCTGAAAGAGGCGGCGTCCATTTTACGCCAGTCGTATAACATCAATGCCCACGTGCCGCAGGACGCGCTCAGCCAGCCCGCACCTGTCGTGAATAAAGCGAAATGGTCAAACTATCTGAACCTGTTCCGCGGCATCTACTTACGCCGCACGACGCTCGCCACGCTGCTGTCCGTCGTCTCCTCGTTTGCCTATAACGCCGTGGCGTTTGGCCTGCCGGTGATCATCTCCAGCTTCTTTGTCCAGTCGATGCTCACCACCATCCTGATATCTCTGGCGCTTAACCTGCTGTTTGCCTTCGTTGGCGGACTGCTGGCGGTACGCTACGTACCGCGCTTCGGCGCCTGGCGGATGTCGCTTGCGGGTTATGCCTGCCAGCTGGTCGCGCTGCTGGGACTGGCGCTGATTGGTCGCCCTGAAGGCGCCACCGTGGGCGTTCTCGCCGTGGCGATGCTGGCGCTATTCCTGTTCGGTCAAGGCTTTGGCCCGGGCGCGCATACCATGACGTTCGCCTCGCTGAGCTACCCGACCTCGCTGCGCGGCGTTGGCGTCGGCCTTAACCAGACGCTGATGCGCAGCAGCTCGACGCTGTCGCTGTTCCTGTTCCCGCTGCTGGTCGCCTCGCTGGATACCGCCGTGTTCTGGGTAATTGCGCTGGCGCCGTTTATCGGCCTGGCATCGCTGCTGGCAATCCGCTGGGAGCCGTCCGGGTATGATGTGGATGCGGAGGATTACCGCTAG
- a CDS encoding urease subunit beta, translating into MIPGEYQIQPGAIAINVGRETQAVIVENHGDRPIQVGSHYHFYEVNPALKFDREVTRGYRLNIPAGTAVRFEPGQKREVTLVQVAGAQRIVGFRGEVMGEVKHG; encoded by the coding sequence ATGATCCCTGGCGAATATCAGATCCAGCCCGGCGCGATTGCGATCAACGTCGGGCGCGAAACCCAAGCCGTGATTGTTGAAAACCACGGCGACAGGCCGATCCAGGTCGGATCGCACTACCACTTTTACGAGGTCAACCCGGCGCTGAAGTTTGACCGTGAGGTGACCCGAGGCTACCGGCTGAACATCCCGGCGGGTACCGCCGTGCGCTTCGAGCCCGGCCAGAAGCGGGAAGTCACGCTGGTTCAGGTCGCCGGCGCGCAGCGCATTGTCGGCTTTCGCGGCGAGGTGATGGGCGAGGTGAAACATGGCTGA
- the folB gene encoding bifunctional dihydroneopterin aldolase/7,8-dihydroneopterin epimerase, producing the protein MDIVFIEQLSVITTIGVYDWEQTIEQKLVFDIEMGWDNRKSAKSDDVNDCLSYADISEMVINHVEGQRFALVERVAEEVAELLLKKFNSPWVRIKLSKPGAVARAANVGVIIERGTNLKGKN; encoded by the coding sequence ATGGATATTGTATTTATAGAGCAACTTTCGGTAATCACCACTATTGGTGTTTACGACTGGGAACAGACCATCGAGCAGAAACTGGTGTTCGATATCGAAATGGGCTGGGATAACCGCAAATCGGCAAAAAGCGATGACGTGAACGACTGTCTGAGCTATGCCGACATCAGTGAAATGGTCATCAACCATGTGGAAGGGCAACGTTTTGCGCTGGTCGAACGGGTGGCTGAAGAAGTCGCAGAATTGCTGCTGAAAAAATTTAACTCACCGTGGGTGCGCATCAAGCTGAGCAAGCCGGGCGCGGTGGCGCGCGCCGCCAACGTTGGCGTCATCATTGAGCGTGGCACAAATCTGAAAGGCAAGAATTAA
- a CDS encoding urease accessory protein UreD, with amino-acid sequence MLAAQVTDNSYKGWQASLALQFCHTSEKTLLHSAHHVGPLTVQRPFYPEGETCHLYLLHPPGGIVGGDTLDISVRLDAKSHALITMPGASKFYRSSGPQARLSQHFYLEEDSTLEWLPQDTIIFPGANAALRSVFHLKASSTLLAWELYCLGRPVINETFSHGTLESRLEVWVDDEPRLIERQHLSDGDLTPVAGHPWIGTLLFYPAREEHLDAVRERLAPLENYAGATLTDGLLSVRFLSHDNLICQRVMRDVWQSLRPLLTTKTACSPRIWQT; translated from the coding sequence ATGTTAGCAGCTCAGGTCACTGATAATTCGTACAAAGGCTGGCAGGCATCGCTTGCCCTGCAGTTTTGTCACACTTCTGAGAAAACCCTCCTGCACTCCGCCCACCACGTCGGGCCGCTCACCGTTCAACGTCCGTTTTACCCCGAAGGGGAAACCTGCCACCTTTACCTGCTGCACCCGCCGGGCGGGATTGTGGGCGGTGACACGCTGGACATTTCCGTTCGGCTGGACGCCAAAAGCCATGCGCTTATCACCATGCCCGGCGCCAGCAAGTTCTATCGCAGCAGCGGCCCGCAGGCTCGTCTGAGCCAGCATTTTTATCTCGAGGAAGATTCCACCCTGGAGTGGCTGCCGCAGGACACGATTATTTTTCCCGGCGCGAATGCCGCGCTGCGCTCCGTTTTCCACCTGAAGGCCTCCAGCACGCTGCTGGCGTGGGAGCTGTACTGCCTGGGCCGCCCGGTGATAAACGAAACCTTCAGCCACGGCACGCTGGAGAGCCGTCTTGAGGTGTGGGTAGATGACGAGCCGCGCCTGATTGAGCGTCAGCACCTTAGCGACGGCGATCTCACGCCCGTCGCCGGGCATCCGTGGATTGGCACGCTGCTGTTCTACCCTGCCCGGGAAGAACATCTCGACGCGGTGCGTGAACGCCTCGCACCGCTGGAAAATTATGCAGGTGCAACGCTCACCGATGGCCTGCTGTCGGTGCGTTTTCTCTCCCACGATAACCTGATTTGTCAGCGGGTGATGCGCGACGTCTGGCAGTCGCTTCGCCCGCTTCTCACCACCAAAACCGCCTGTTCGCCGCGTATCTGGCAGACATAA
- a CDS encoding TIGR04211 family SH3 domain-containing protein has product MLKLRLIGLTLLAFSAATAVHAEEKRYVSDELNTWVRSGPGDNYRLVGTVNAGEEVTLLQTNADTNYGQVRDSTGRTSWIPLKELSTVPSLRTRVPDLENQVKTLTDKLNNIDGTWNQRTAEMQQKVAQSDGVINGLKEENQKLKNELIVAQKKVNAANLQLDDKQRTIIMQWFMYGGGVLGVGLVLGLVLPHLIPSRKRKDRWMN; this is encoded by the coding sequence ATGCTTAAATTACGCCTGATTGGACTTACTTTACTCGCTTTTAGCGCCGCAACCGCCGTGCACGCTGAAGAAAAGCGTTACGTTTCTGACGAACTGAACACCTGGGTACGCAGTGGCCCCGGAGATAATTATCGCCTCGTGGGCACGGTAAATGCCGGCGAGGAAGTCACCCTGTTACAAACCAATGCGGACACCAACTACGGTCAGGTTCGCGACAGTACCGGTCGTACTTCCTGGATCCCGCTGAAAGAGTTGAGCACCGTGCCAAGCCTGCGCACGCGCGTGCCGGATCTGGAAAACCAGGTGAAGACCCTGACCGACAAGCTGAACAACATCGACGGCACCTGGAACCAGCGCACCGCTGAAATGCAGCAGAAAGTGGCGCAAAGCGACGGTGTGATTAACGGCCTGAAAGAAGAGAACCAGAAACTGAAAAACGAGCTGATTGTCGCGCAGAAGAAAGTGAATGCCGCCAACCTGCAGCTCGACGACAAACAGCGCACCATTATCATGCAGTGGTTTATGTATGGCGGTGGCGTGCTGGGCGTGGGTCTGGTACTGGGTCTGGTCCTGCCGCATCTGATCCCAAGCCGTAAGCGTAAAGACCGCTGGATGAACTAA